The following proteins are encoded in a genomic region of Oncorhynchus masou masou isolate Uvic2021 chromosome 32, UVic_Omas_1.1, whole genome shotgun sequence:
- the LOC135526079 gene encoding large ribosomal subunit protein uL13-like produces the protein MADRFNKVLLLDGRGHLLGRLAAIVAKQVLLGHKVVVVRCEGINISGNFYRNKLKYLAFLRKRMNTNPSRGPYHFRAPSRIFWRTVRGMLPHKTKRGQAALERLKVFDGVPPPYDKRKRMVVPAALKIVRLKPTRKFALLGRLAHEVGWKYQAITATLEEKRKEKAKIRYTKKKTEIKLSKLAEKNVESKISKYTAVLKQYGVLV, from the exons ATGGCGGACCGGTTCAATAAG GTTCTGCTGCTTGATGGCAGAGGCCATCTACTTGGTCGTCTTGCTGCCATTGTGGCTAAGCAAGTTCTGCTGG GACACAAGGTGGTAGTTGTGAGATGTGAGGGTATCAACATCTCTGGGAACTTCTACCGTAACAAAT TGAAGTACCTGGCTTTCCTGCGTAAAAGGATGAACACCAACCCCTCTCGTGGACCATACCATTTCAGAGCTCCCAGCAGAATCTTCTGGAGGACCGTAAGGG GCATGCTCCCTCACAAAACCAAAAGAGGACAGGCTGCATTGGAAAGGTTGAAGGTGTTTGATGGTGTTCCCCCTCCTTATGACAAG AGGAAGCGCATGGTCGTACCTGCTGCCCTGAAGATTGTGCGTCTGAAGCCCACTCGCAAG TTTGCCCTCCTTGGACGTCTGGCCCATGAGGTTGGCTGGAAGTACCAGGCTATCACAGCCActttggaagagaagaggaaagagaaggcCAAGATCCGGTACACCAAGAAAAAGACAGAGATCAAGCTGTCAAAGCTGGCAGAGAAGAACGTGGAGAGCAAGATTTCAAAGTACACTGCTGTCCTTAAACAATATGGTGTCCTTGTCTGA